The DNA segment CTTGCGCGCTTCCTTGAAGCGCGTGCGGGGGTGCCCCGAACCGAGGACGATGGCGATCAGCCGGAGATTTCCGCGTTTCGCGGTAGCCACCACGCTGTAGCCGGCGGCCCGGTAGGAGCCGGTCTTGAGGCCGTCCACGCCCGGAAACCGGCCGACCAGGCGATTGGTGTTGGTCAGGATGAATTTTCCGTCCCGGAACGGCGCATGGCGCATCTGGCCCCATTCGGTGACGATGGGATGCTCCAAAAGCGCACGGGCGAGGATGCCGGCGTCCCGGGCGCTCATCCGGTTCGGGGGGCGCCGGCGGTCGGGCGGAAGACCGTGAACATTCACGAATTTTGTGTCGGTCATTCCGAGCACGCGGGCTTTTTCGTTCATCCTCTGGATGAAAAGTTCTACGCTGCCGGCGACGTGTTCAGCCACCGCGTAGGCCGCATCGTTCGCGGAGCCGATGAGAATGGCTTTCATGAGATCGATCAGGGCGAAGCGCTCTCCCTGGGCAAGGTATACCTGATGGCCGCCGATGCGGGAAGCTTCCCGTGAGACGGTCACGACATCATCGAGCCCCACGGTTCCGGCC comes from the bacterium genome and includes:
- a CDS encoding D-alanyl-D-alanine carboxypeptidase, which produces MRREILRKAFAALLFLLIATSLSSRAPAFAEKDRRNISYQSILLLEAQTGRVLRSHNIRARLIPASLVKMMTVLLTLERIKAGTVGLDDVVTVSREASRIGGHQVYLAQGERFALIDLMKAILIGSANDAAYAVAEHVAGSVELFIQRMNEKARVLGMTDTKFVNVHGLPPDRRRPPNRMSARDAGILARALLEHPIVTEWGQMRHAPFRDGKFILTNTNRLVGRFPGVDGLKTGSYRAAGYSVVATAKRGNLRLIAIVLGSGHPRTRFKEARKLLSWGFDRYHWYQPAKNTEFPVPHTVQIRGGQKEEIVLRKKGDLRVLVEQGYGRKIMAIAEIPANIYAPVQAGQRIGHIRYELKGKKLGEIPLVATESVRRLSLFQSFIRLH